In one Helicobacter sp. 12S02232-10 genomic region, the following are encoded:
- the tgt gene encoding tRNA guanosine(34) transglycosylase Tgt has protein sequence MNFRIDAIDKQARATTIKLPHSEVQTPIFMPVGTQACVKGLDALDIKNHLETSIILANTYHLYLRPGEEVIKALGGLHQFTRYKGSFLTDSGGFQAFSLGKNMKKYDEGIAFKSHIDGSAHFFTPQKVLDIQYALNSDIMMVLDDLIGLPAQKERIALSVQKTTRWAKESLEYHISQKKRGQGKDNRLFAITQGGTDKQMRIQSAKELCALGEFDGYAIGGLAVGEEAQEMYETIECTTEHLDPNKPRYLMGVGTPENIIEAIERGVDMFDCVMPTRNARNATLFTSSGKISIKNAKYKLDDSPLDEKCDCYTCKNYSKAYLNHLFKANEITYHRLASIHNLKYYLNLVKGARKAIIKGKFSEYKKEFYALLNPEN, from the coding sequence ATGAATTTCAGAATCGATGCTATTGATAAACAAGCGCGTGCTACCACCATCAAACTCCCACACTCCGAAGTCCAAACTCCTATTTTTATGCCTGTAGGCACGCAAGCGTGCGTGAAAGGCTTGGATGCTTTGGATATTAAAAATCATCTAGAAACCAGCATTATCCTTGCAAATACCTATCATTTATACTTAAGACCGGGTGAAGAAGTCATCAAAGCTTTGGGAGGCTTACATCAATTCACGCGATATAAAGGGAGTTTTCTAACTGACAGCGGGGGATTTCAAGCGTTCAGTTTAGGCAAAAATATGAAAAAATATGATGAGGGCATTGCATTTAAATCCCATATTGATGGAAGCGCACACTTTTTTACCCCTCAAAAAGTCCTAGATATTCAATATGCGCTCAACAGCGATATTATGATGGTACTAGATGATTTGATCGGTCTGCCTGCCCAAAAAGAAAGGATCGCTCTCTCGGTACAAAAAACCACTCGATGGGCAAAAGAAAGCTTAGAATATCACATTTCCCAAAAAAAACGCGGGCAAGGCAAGGATAATCGGCTATTTGCAATCACTCAAGGTGGGACGGACAAACAAATGCGAATTCAAAGTGCAAAAGAACTTTGTGCTTTAGGAGAATTCGATGGATATGCCATCGGAGGACTTGCTGTCGGCGAAGAAGCACAAGAAATGTATGAAACCATCGAATGTACAACAGAGCATTTAGATCCAAATAAACCCCGATATCTAATGGGAGTAGGCACACCTGAAAACATCATCGAAGCTATCGAACGGGGGGTAGATATGTTTGATTGCGTAATGCCTACGCGAAATGCTAGAAATGCAACCCTTTTTACCTCATCAGGAAAGATTAGCATTAAAAATGCCAAATATAAGCTTGATGATTCGCCCTTAGATGAAAAATGCGATTGCTACACTTGCAAAAACTATTCAAAAGCTTATCTAAATCATCTCTTTAAGGCAAATGAAATCACTTACCATAGACTTGCAAGTATCCATAATCTGAAATACTACCTCAACCTTGTCAAAGGCGCAAGAAAAGCGATAATTAAAGGAAAATTTTCTGAATACAAGAAAGAGTTTTACGCTCTTTTAAACCCTGAAAATTAA
- a CDS encoding TrkA C-terminal domain-containing protein, whose protein sequence is MKKIVLIVDGIVAKKFLNTVLEKYFSNNLYIVVSKDESFIPVKIPSTFNFQVFDPTSSYRLLSLMDTDVSDVFIIMEDPKEREIVYEIIKSRYKDIRIVLSAYEDEINLPKILEDEKVVLMEEAQIIAGRILARLPNVPLIPQGFGLEQGEVMEIGVPFGSVFAYRHVGSIQQKNYKIVGIYRRGEFLLSNYSMVIQPRDILLVAGDPKVLDNVYRQIKSDIGQFPAPFGRDVYVYVDTLLQSEKAVMRDIEQALHFHRHIKSGKLYIRVLNPANLDLLQKIKCLDQSDVSVSLDYGGLDFITKLKEDSEKKIGLVVIGKEIFDTRHSRKALFNIATPVLKTSSRDLEEVKESVVVLNEEMNEGENISSIIFDISIQMNLEVLLYDFEPDGHYQVQITQDYENLSRIFDKKIRVNRTNSKNPVLFLKETKRPVLQFLPFEECITRTRFFWFLSTKVEKISFMLDNNPQIFIPIME, encoded by the coding sequence TTGAAAAAAATTGTTTTGATTGTTGATGGAATTGTAGCAAAAAAGTTTTTGAATACAGTGCTAGAGAAGTATTTTAGTAATAATCTCTACATTGTTGTTTCAAAAGATGAAAGCTTCATTCCTGTCAAAATCCCCAGCACATTTAATTTTCAAGTTTTTGACCCAACTTCTTCTTACAGACTTTTGAGTTTAATGGATACGGATGTCAGTGATGTGTTTATCATTATGGAAGACCCTAAAGAGCGGGAAATCGTTTATGAGATCATTAAAAGCAGGTATAAAGATATCCGCATTGTTTTGAGTGCTTATGAAGATGAGATTAATCTCCCAAAAATTCTTGAAGATGAAAAAGTGGTTTTAATGGAGGAAGCTCAAATTATTGCTGGAAGGATATTAGCAAGGCTTCCTAATGTTCCTTTGATACCGCAAGGTTTTGGATTGGAGCAAGGGGAAGTTATGGAAATTGGCGTTCCTTTCGGGAGCGTTTTTGCTTATCGTCACGTAGGCTCTATCCAGCAAAAAAATTATAAAATTGTAGGGATTTATCGCCGTGGTGAGTTTCTTTTGAGCAATTATTCGATGGTAATCCAACCAAGAGATATTTTGCTTGTTGCAGGCGATCCTAAAGTTTTAGATAACGTCTATCGCCAGATAAAAAGTGATATTGGTCAATTTCCCGCTCCTTTTGGCAGAGATGTCTATGTCTATGTGGATACGCTTTTGCAATCTGAAAAGGCTGTTATGAGGGATATTGAGCAAGCATTGCATTTTCATCGCCATATAAAAAGTGGCAAGCTTTACATTCGGGTTTTAAACCCTGCTAATTTAGACTTGCTTCAAAAGATAAAATGCTTGGATCAAAGTGATGTGAGCGTATCTTTAGACTATGGCGGATTGGATTTTATCACCAAACTCAAAGAAGATAGTGAAAAAAAAATCGGTTTGGTTGTGATAGGAAAAGAGATTTTTGACACCCGCCATTCGCGTAAAGCTCTATTTAATATCGCTACACCCGTTTTAAAGACGAGTTCAAGAGATTTAGAAGAGGTCAAAGAAAGCGTAGTGGTACTCAATGAAGAGATGAATGAGGGGGAAAACATTTCTTCGATTATCTTTGATATTTCCATTCAAATGAATTTGGAAGTACTTTTGTATGATTTTGAACCCGATGGACATTATCAAGTTCAGATCACGCAAGATTATGAAAATCTTTCGCGTATTTTTGATAAAAAAATTAGGGTAAATCGCACCAATTCCAAAAATCCTGTTTTATTTTTAAAAGAAACAAAACGACCCGTACTTCAGTTTTTGCCATTTGAAGAATGCATCACGCGCACGAGATTTTTTTGGTTTTTATCGACAAAAGTGGAAAAAATATCTTTTATGCTTGATAATAACCCTCAAATTTTTATCCCGATTATGGAGTAA
- the aroB gene encoding 3-dehydroquinate synthase, protein MEEIIVYASQAKYPVFIGSLQKIIHQGKVLIISNPKIAGLHLDRLLQNISADEVYISIIPDGECYKNFETLGQILETAFNSRLDRKSLMIALGGGVVSDITGFASAIYQRGIDFIAIPTTLLAQVDASVGGKTGINNHFGKNLVGVFHQPKAVHIDPFFLSTLPEREFRAGVAEIIKMAVCFERDFFLWLQNCDLSTPDSLQTAISKSVRIKAKVVSSDEKEQGVRAGLNYGHTFAHVIENETNYSLFLHGEAVAIGMLMANDLAVALGYLSFEESSEIAALLKKYGLDLDYKIQDIQMFYDKFFLDKKSCFQKIKFVLPAGIGNLIITENAPKEVVMRVLEKWSKK, encoded by the coding sequence ATGGAAGAAATAATTGTTTATGCTTCACAGGCTAAATACCCTGTTTTCATCGGTTCGCTTCAAAAAATAATCCATCAAGGCAAAGTTCTCATTATCAGCAATCCCAAAATTGCAGGCTTGCATTTGGACAGGCTACTCCAAAATATTTCTGCAGATGAGGTTTATATCAGCATTATTCCTGATGGAGAATGTTATAAAAACTTTGAGACACTAGGTCAAATTCTTGAAACTGCTTTTAATTCAAGACTTGATAGAAAATCTTTGATGATAGCTCTAGGTGGGGGAGTTGTGAGCGATATAACAGGTTTTGCAAGTGCTATTTATCAAAGAGGGATTGATTTTATTGCTATTCCCACCACGCTTTTGGCACAAGTAGATGCATCTGTGGGTGGGAAAACAGGTATTAATAATCATTTTGGCAAGAATTTAGTAGGTGTTTTTCACCAACCCAAAGCCGTCCATATTGATCCTTTCTTTTTATCTACGCTTCCTGAAAGGGAATTTAGAGCAGGTGTTGCTGAAATCATTAAAATGGCAGTTTGCTTTGAGAGAGATTTTTTTCTTTGGTTGCAAAATTGCGATTTAAGCACTCCTGATTCTTTACAAACTGCTATCTCAAAGAGTGTGCGTATCAAAGCCAAAGTAGTTTCTTCTGATGAAAAAGAGCAAGGCGTAAGAGCGGGCTTAAATTATGGACATACTTTTGCTCACGTGATCGAAAATGAAACGAATTATTCTTTATTTTTGCACGGTGAGGCAGTAGCCATTGGAATGTTGATGGCAAATGATTTGGCTGTTGCATTGGGTTATCTTAGTTTTGAAGAGTCCTCTGAAATTGCTGCTCTTTTGAAGAAATATGGCTTGGATTTGGATTATAAAATTCAAGATATTCAAATGTTTTATGATAAGTTTTTTTTAGACAAGAAATCCTGTTTTCAAAAAATCAAGTTCGTTTTGCCTGCAGGTATCGGAAATTTAATAATAACCGAAAATGCACCAAAAGAGGTTGTGATGAGGGTATTGGAAAAATGGAGTAAAAAGTGA
- a CDS encoding mechanosensitive ion channel domain-containing protein, with the protein MIFLFVLLIGFLYATPNPAEIDTLKSQIAALDKKLSSNNNIWLKKYANFETYNQIYTEIQNIQKELKNLKSIKNPDMFKISILTHRLETLQRQKELLEEYRTNPFKELIEKPQIQNIPDITNPIAIIGGISFIKSLENQKLILKKNQSVLENALKDLDKKYSLLNSLDTLEKSKENAEAIYQTQTKRFELQSTQNILKTTIDIYSKESDEAIQKISYQIKTQIFKLIYIGLAILISIGFALILKVFVRRYIHDNERAYTASKIINFFNISIIILILLFAYLENVTYLVAVLGFASAGLAIAMKDLFMSILGWSVIIIGGSVHVGDRIRIAKDGNVYVGDVLDISMLRITMYEDVTLTTYMESRRAGRIVFVPNNYIFTTMFSNYTHGGMKTVWDGIDFTITFDSNYKKALEIASDAATKYSRGYTEITRKQLNKMRDKYSLRNNSVEPKTFSMIENNGIKISVWYQTNAYATLTLRSTISTEIIENILKEPDIFISYTTTKLIKDGTDGFGNKPVKSGTSLIQDEEKD; encoded by the coding sequence ATTATTTTTTTATTTGTTTTATTGATAGGTTTTTTATATGCCACGCCCAATCCTGCTGAAATTGATACGCTCAAATCCCAAATCGCTGCTTTGGATAAAAAACTTTCTTCAAATAATAATATTTGGCTTAAAAAATATGCAAATTTTGAAACCTATAATCAAATTTATACAGAAATCCAAAATATTCAAAAAGAACTCAAGAATCTCAAAAGTATTAAAAATCCTGATATGTTTAAAATTAGCATACTCACCCATAGACTTGAGACGTTGCAACGCCAAAAAGAGCTTTTGGAAGAATATCGGACAAATCCTTTTAAAGAATTGATCGAAAAACCTCAGATTCAAAATATTCCCGATATAACTAATCCTATCGCCATTATTGGAGGTATTTCCTTCATCAAAAGCCTTGAGAATCAAAAATTAATCCTCAAAAAGAATCAAAGCGTGCTTGAAAATGCTCTAAAAGATTTGGATAAAAAATATTCGCTTTTAAATAGTCTTGATACTTTAGAAAAATCCAAAGAAAACGCCGAAGCGATCTATCAGACTCAAACCAAAAGATTTGAACTTCAAAGCACTCAAAATATTTTAAAAACTACTATAGACATTTATAGTAAAGAGAGTGATGAAGCAATTCAAAAGATTTCTTACCAGATTAAAACACAGATATTTAAGCTGATATATATTGGTTTAGCTATTCTTATTAGCATTGGTTTTGCTTTGATTTTAAAGGTCTTTGTGCGTCGCTATATTCACGACAACGAACGTGCTTATACTGCAAGTAAAATCATCAACTTTTTCAATATCAGCATCATTATTTTGATTCTTTTATTTGCTTATTTGGAAAATGTCACTTATTTGGTGGCAGTTTTGGGTTTTGCTTCTGCAGGCTTGGCGATAGCAATGAAAGATTTATTTATGAGCATTTTGGGATGGTCTGTGATTATCATCGGTGGGAGTGTTCATGTTGGCGATCGTATTCGTATTGCTAAAGATGGGAATGTTTATGTAGGTGATGTGCTTGATATTTCGATGTTGCGTATCACGATGTATGAGGATGTTACGCTAACTACTTATATGGAAAGTCGTCGTGCAGGTAGAATTGTTTTTGTTCCCAATAATTATATTTTTACTACGATGTTTTCCAATTACACTCACGGCGGAATGAAAACTGTTTGGGATGGGATTGATTTTACCATTACCTTTGATTCTAATTATAAAAAGGCTCTTGAAATTGCTTCTGATGCTGCAACGAAATATTCGAGAGGCTATACTGAAATTACTCGCAAACAACTCAATAAAATGCGCGATAAGTATTCTTTGAGGAATAACAGCGTTGAACCAAAGACATTCAGTATGATTGAGAATAATGGGATCAAAATATCAGTTTGGTATCAGACTAATGCTTATGCGACATTGACGTTACGAAGCACGATTTCAACCGAGATTATCGAAAATATCTTAAAAGAACCCGATATTTTTATTTCCTATACTACTACCAAACTCATAAAAGATGGAACCGATGGATTTGGGAATAAGCCTGTCAAATCCGGAACATCTTTGATCCAAGATGAAGAAAAGGATTGA
- the mtaB gene encoding tRNA (N(6)-L-threonylcarbamoyladenosine(37)-C(2))-methylthiotransferase MtaB has product MRQKVFFKTFGCRTNLFDTQVMRENLKNFDYAQNEESADIVVINSCTVTNGADSGVRSYANRLRTIGKKVYFTGCGVKTQGKNLFQKDIVFGVFGHAQKEKIDYFLTQNEKFFYDDDLNAMHLDETIVSEFVGKSRAFIKIQEGCDFACSYCIIPSVRGKARSMNEAKILEQVRVLRDTGVSEIVLTGTNVGSYGTDRGSNIVALIKAIARIDGIKRIRIGSLEPSQIGEDFLELLDSDFLEKHLHIALQYTEDSMLEKMNRHNRFEKDCKLLERIAQKGFALGTDFILGHPGEDEEVWQRAFENAKTLPLTHLHPFIYSIRSNTPSALMKPVVNHNVAKERLHLLNAWVKSKNLDFRRNLKEQDKPLRILVESGENGVYSGLDEYFNKIRIRARVPLASKWLETKDYQVLDEVNSVEI; this is encoded by the coding sequence ATGAGGCAAAAGGTATTTTTTAAAACTTTTGGTTGTCGTACCAATCTTTTTGATACCCAAGTTATGAGAGAAAATCTTAAAAACTTTGATTATGCCCAGAACGAAGAAAGTGCCGATATTGTCGTGATTAATTCCTGCACTGTGACTAACGGGGCTGATAGTGGTGTGAGGAGTTATGCCAATCGTTTGCGCACGATTGGCAAAAAAGTTTATTTCACTGGTTGTGGGGTGAAAACTCAGGGAAAAAACCTTTTTCAAAAAGATATTGTTTTTGGCGTTTTCGGACACGCTCAAAAGGAAAAAATTGATTATTTTTTAACTCAAAATGAGAAATTTTTTTATGATGATGATTTGAATGCAATGCATCTAGATGAGACGATTGTGAGTGAATTTGTCGGAAAATCGCGCGCTTTTATTAAGATTCAAGAGGGTTGTGATTTTGCCTGTAGTTATTGCATAATACCCTCTGTGCGTGGAAAAGCCAGAAGTATGAATGAAGCTAAAATTTTAGAGCAAGTCAGAGTGTTACGTGATACAGGCGTTTCTGAAATCGTGCTTACAGGAACCAATGTCGGCAGTTATGGGACAGACAGAGGAAGTAACATTGTTGCGCTGATAAAGGCGATTGCGCGCATTGATGGAATAAAGCGCATCCGTATAGGGAGCTTAGAGCCAAGTCAAATCGGAGAGGATTTTTTAGAGCTTTTGGACAGCGATTTTTTGGAAAAACATCTCCATATCGCGCTTCAATATACCGAAGATTCAATGCTAGAGAAAATGAATCGGCACAATCGATTTGAAAAAGATTGCAAGCTTTTAGAGCGTATCGCCCAAAAAGGCTTTGCTTTAGGTACGGATTTTATCCTAGGACATCCTGGAGAAGATGAAGAGGTTTGGCAAAGAGCTTTTGAAAATGCTAAAACCTTGCCTTTGACTCATCTACATCCCTTTATTTATAGTATTCGATCCAATACGCCATCTGCCCTTATGAAACCTGTCGTTAATCATAATGTTGCTAAAGAAAGACTACATCTTTTGAATGCTTGGGTAAAATCAAAAAATCTTGATTTTAGAAGAAATCTTAAAGAGCAAGACAAACCACTTCGTATTTTGGTTGAGAGTGGAGAAAATGGGGTTTATAGCGGACTAGATGAGTATTTTAACAAAATCAGAATACGTGCTCGTGTTCCTCTTGCCTCAAAATGGCTAGAAACAAAAGATTATCAAGTTTTAGATGAGGTGAATAGCGTTGAAATCTAA
- a CDS encoding ATP-dependent metallopeptidase FtsH/Yme1/Tma family protein → MKSKNLLIGIVSLLVATILVVFLLFKDNSELVSASDFETFLKSGNFKSVSADDDYIYLDTGTKYYKTAKIAFKLSNLENIPIELKNHIAFGEIFSDIGVFILILIGVSVLVRALFLTFKKNSRSLSVTSLAKTSSLSEGSEKIEEANSLGVPINSSVRFKDVAGIKEVKEELFEIIDYLKNPKKYQELGISLPKGVLLIGPPGVGKTMIAKAVAGEAGVPFFYQSGSSFVQIYVGMGPKRVRELFSRAKATAPSIVFIDEIDAVGKARGGNRNDEREATLNELLTEMDGFEESGGVIVIGATNKIEVIDEALLRSGRFDRRVYVGLPDLEERVQILQVYLQDKNHDLDLPQVAAMCVGFSGAMIASLVNESALNALRRESDLIQLKDVLETKDKVALGKKKIQSFSEKEKNILALYQSAKAISAYWLDVEFDKVTLIGDFILDIDKEVLSRSEMNNKIKVYLSGIIASELIFGEKHTNACEDIKKARRIAKEMCEEYAMASRIITTDADISEILTLAYEEQREFLANSKESILLLAKKLLEKEKLSKDAIKEIIRVF, encoded by the coding sequence TTGAAATCTAAAAATCTCTTGATTGGAATTGTCAGCTTATTGGTTGCAACGATTTTAGTTGTGTTCCTGTTATTTAAGGATAATTCTGAGCTTGTAAGTGCAAGTGATTTTGAAACATTTTTAAAAAGTGGGAATTTTAAGAGCGTTTCTGCTGATGATGATTATATCTATTTAGACACTGGAACTAAATACTACAAAACTGCTAAAATTGCCTTTAAGCTTTCAAACCTTGAGAATATTCCTATAGAATTAAAAAATCATATCGCCTTTGGTGAAATTTTTTCAGATATCGGTGTATTTATTTTAATATTGATCGGGGTTTCGGTCCTTGTAAGGGCATTATTTTTGACGTTTAAAAAAAACTCTCGATCTCTTTCTGTGACATCTCTTGCAAAAACCAGTTCCTTGAGTGAGGGTTCTGAAAAGATTGAAGAAGCTAACTCGTTAGGAGTCCCCATCAACTCATCAGTAAGGTTTAAAGATGTCGCAGGGATTAAAGAGGTTAAAGAAGAGCTTTTTGAAATCATTGATTATCTTAAAAATCCCAAGAAATATCAAGAATTAGGAATTTCTTTGCCTAAAGGGGTTTTACTTATTGGTCCGCCGGGTGTGGGCAAAACAATGATTGCAAAAGCAGTGGCAGGAGAAGCTGGAGTTCCGTTTTTCTATCAGAGTGGTAGCAGTTTTGTTCAAATTTATGTGGGTATGGGACCTAAGCGTGTGCGCGAGCTTTTTTCACGAGCCAAAGCGACGGCACCATCAATTGTGTTTATTGATGAAATTGATGCGGTTGGTAAGGCAAGGGGTGGCAATCGTAATGATGAAAGAGAGGCCACGCTCAATGAACTTTTGACTGAAATGGATGGCTTTGAAGAGAGTGGGGGAGTGATTGTGATTGGAGCGACGAACAAAATCGAAGTCATTGATGAAGCTCTTCTTAGGAGTGGCAGGTTTGATCGGCGGGTTTATGTTGGATTACCTGATTTAGAAGAAAGAGTTCAGATATTGCAAGTTTATCTTCAGGATAAAAATCACGATCTAGATTTGCCTCAAGTCGCTGCAATGTGCGTGGGATTTAGTGGGGCAATGATTGCTTCATTGGTAAATGAAAGCGCCTTAAATGCCCTTAGAAGGGAAAGCGATCTCATTCAATTGAAAGATGTTTTAGAGACTAAAGATAAAGTTGCCTTAGGCAAAAAAAAGATCCAAAGTTTTAGTGAAAAAGAAAAAAATATTCTTGCGCTTTATCAGTCTGCCAAAGCCATCAGTGCATATTGGCTTGATGTTGAGTTTGATAAAGTGACGCTTATAGGAGATTTTATTCTTGATATTGATAAAGAAGTTTTAAGCAGAAGCGAAATGAACAATAAAATAAAAGTTTATTTAAGTGGCATTATTGCTTCGGAGCTTATTTTTGGAGAAAAACATACGAATGCTTGCGAAGACATCAAAAAAGCCCGCCGAATTGCCAAAGAAATGTGCGAAGAATACGCAATGGCAAGCCGTATTATCACTACTGATGCAGATATCTCTGAAATCCTCACGCTTGCTTATGAAGAACAGCGCGAATTTCTTGCCAACTCTAAAGAAAGCATTCTCTTGCTTGCTAAAAAATTGCTTGAAAAAGAAAAATTAAGTAAGGATGCTATCAAGGAAATTATTCGTGTATTTTAG
- the bioV gene encoding pimelyl-ACP methyl ester esterase BioV — MYFSGFCFHNEEVLFESFLIKRGIYDICGFSFGAQKAMDLAYQRIRECLRVNRLILLSPAIFQNKSQAYKKLQINAFKKDPKSYVENFLRIAGVDEKIMPYTRLGNLSELEELLEYVWEGSILREVINHGVEIEIYLGGKDKIIDSSYALDFFAPYGRICLIKSANHCLKF, encoded by the coding sequence GTGTATTTTAGCGGGTTTTGTTTTCATAATGAGGAAGTTCTTTTTGAATCTTTTCTCATCAAGAGAGGTATTTATGACATCTGTGGCTTTAGTTTTGGGGCACAGAAAGCTATGGATTTGGCTTACCAAAGAATACGCGAGTGTTTACGGGTCAATCGCTTGATCTTGCTTTCTCCTGCAATTTTTCAAAATAAATCTCAAGCTTACAAAAAACTTCAAATCAATGCCTTTAAAAAGGATCCTAAAAGCTATGTGGAAAATTTTTTGCGTATAGCTGGAGTAGATGAAAAGATAATGCCTTATACCCGTTTGGGTAATTTAAGCGAGCTTGAAGAGCTTTTGGAATATGTCTGGGAAGGGTCAATCTTGCGTGAGGTAATCAATCACGGCGTTGAAATTGAAATCTATCTAGGTGGAAAGGATAAGATTATTGATTCTTCTTATGCCCTTGATTTTTTTGCACCTTATGGCAGGATTTGTTTGATAAAATCTGCCAATCATTGCCTGAAATTTTAA
- a CDS encoding FAD-dependent oxidoreductase — translation MEHYDFIVIGSGRASNFAIRAAKLGKKVAIIEKDKLGGVCPNKGCVPSKLLIGYANKIREIKSCKKHFIDAKIENIDVKKIFEEVNDYIEQVDFRYQERLKNVDIYRGCASFIQNHIINICDNFGKNISLSADKIIIDTGSRPMKPPFENALTSDDIFPFKREMPKSMVIVGGGAIACELGNFFSAVGTKVIQIVRGQGLLKNEDEEIIDIFTKEYSENIDVRFKTFIDEAVFCNNGFDIVMKNTDGIKDKLRVDVLLYAIGRESNADILKLENTDIKLDSRGYITRNKYFETDAKGVYVIGDASGKNMLQHTAAYEANHLAKVLLENENIPLEFKYIPHAIFSYPEIASVGLSAKKAEELGIKYISYTHNWLASAKAMSLKESFSRTKLLVDPHTYEILGAHLIGYESATMIHQILAVMNIDNDIRHLKEMLYIHPALNEALLSASVGIIKKIREYQG, via the coding sequence ATGGAACATTATGATTTTATTGTTATCGGATCGGGAAGGGCAAGTAATTTTGCAATAAGAGCGGCAAAATTGGGCAAAAAAGTGGCGATTATAGAAAAAGATAAACTCGGAGGAGTTTGTCCTAATAAAGGCTGTGTGCCTTCAAAGCTTTTGATTGGGTATGCCAACAAGATAAGAGAGATTAAATCCTGTAAAAAACATTTTATAGATGCAAAAATTGAAAATATTGATGTTAAGAAAATTTTTGAAGAAGTCAATGATTATATAGAACAAGTAGATTTCAGATACCAAGAACGCCTTAAAAATGTTGATATTTATAGGGGATGTGCGAGCTTTATTCAAAATCATATTATAAATATTTGTGATAATTTTGGAAAAAATATTTCCTTGAGTGCCGATAAAATCATCATTGACACGGGCAGTCGTCCAATGAAGCCACCTTTTGAAAATGCTCTTACAAGCGATGATATTTTTCCTTTTAAAAGAGAGATGCCAAAGTCAATGGTGATTGTGGGGGGAGGAGCGATTGCTTGTGAGTTAGGTAATTTTTTTAGCGCTGTTGGAACTAAAGTGATTCAAATTGTAAGGGGTCAGGGATTGCTTAAAAATGAAGATGAAGAAATAATCGATATTTTTACAAAAGAATATTCTGAAAATATTGATGTGAGATTTAAAACCTTTATTGATGAAGCAGTATTTTGTAACAATGGGTTTGATATCGTTATGAAAAATACTGATGGCATCAAGGATAAATTAAGGGTTGATGTTTTGCTTTATGCCATTGGCAGAGAGAGTAATGCTGATATTTTAAAATTAGAAAATACGGATATAAAGCTGGATTCTAGGGGATATATAACAAGAAATAAATATTTTGAAACGGATGCAAAAGGCGTTTATGTGATTGGGGATGCAAGCGGTAAGAATATGCTCCAGCATACTGCAGCTTATGAGGCAAATCATTTGGCAAAGGTTCTATTGGAAAATGAAAATATTCCTTTAGAATTTAAATACATTCCTCACGCAATTTTCAGTTATCCTGAGATTGCTAGTGTTGGGCTTAGTGCTAAAAAAGCCGAAGAACTTGGAATTAAATATATATCCTATACACACAATTGGCTCGCTAGTGCAAAAGCAATGAGCTTAAAAGAGTCTTTCAGTAGAACGAAATTATTGGTTGATCCGCATACTTATGAGATATTGGGGGCACATTTGATAGGTTATGAGAGTGCTACGATGATACATCAGATTTTGGCTGTTATGAATATTGATAATGATATAAGACATTTGAAAGAAATGCTTTATATCCATCCTGCATTGAATGAAGCGTTGTTGAGTGCATCTGTAGGAATCATCAAGAAGATCAGAGAATATCAGGGATAA